From a single Bacillus marinisedimentorum genomic region:
- a CDS encoding NifB/NifX family molybdenum-iron cluster-binding protein, with product MRIAVAVTPDGMVNAHFGRTATLALVDVENGEVARWNEIDAPFAAMHGEHGHHEGGHHHHPANHQDTIKDFLLEQNVDVVFVHHAGRGLHKVMNETDMKVMTGADGSAREAVGRLLQQEPFNS from the coding sequence ATGAGAATCGCTGTAGCAGTAACGCCTGACGGAATGGTGAATGCCCATTTCGGACGGACCGCAACCCTGGCGCTTGTTGATGTGGAGAATGGAGAGGTCGCTCGTTGGAACGAAATTGATGCACCGTTTGCCGCGATGCACGGCGAGCATGGCCATCATGAAGGCGGCCATCATCACCATCCTGCAAATCACCAGGACACTATCAAAGATTTTCTTTTAGAGCAAAATGTCGATGTCGTTTTTGTCCATCATGCAGGCAGAGGGCTGCATAAGGTGATGAACGAAACAGACATGAAGGTTATGACAGGAGCGGATGGCTCCGCACGGGAAGCTGTCGGCCGGCTGCTGCAGCAAGAGCCGTTTAATTCCTGA
- a CDS encoding protein-glutamine gamma-glutamyltransferase gives MIQISGMPPQQMESWDAGSVEKKIIQQMLDAPVLYSYRTRSELLFEINVRKNIIESAEKMNEQKIEFTTFKGARCNPEYWHLTEQGGFLLKPGIRPSAAIMDIYVNSPLYGFECATASVIILYHAAIKSIGKRVFDVMFQDLYLYSWHTDSDLGLHTFYANHLIPGDVVYFKNPEFNPGTPWYRGENAVALTGGKFFGHGFGIRDDEKMIQKLNKHRKQGSTQSAYLTNLVTRPSFNRLAELSAAQNGRTVRRVPYTVIHHNKCSIAFIQYLTYYKKMITG, from the coding sequence ATGATACAAATATCAGGGATGCCTCCGCAGCAAATGGAATCGTGGGATGCAGGAAGTGTGGAAAAAAAGATCATCCAGCAAATGCTTGATGCTCCTGTCCTTTATTCCTATCGCACCAGAAGTGAACTTTTATTTGAAATCAACGTCCGAAAAAATATCATAGAAAGCGCGGAAAAGATGAATGAACAAAAGATTGAATTTACAACCTTTAAAGGCGCTCGCTGCAATCCTGAATACTGGCACCTGACGGAACAAGGGGGGTTCCTTTTAAAGCCGGGGATACGTCCATCAGCAGCTATTATGGATATTTATGTGAATAGTCCTTTGTACGGTTTTGAATGTGCGACAGCTTCCGTAATCATCCTTTACCATGCAGCGATAAAAAGCATTGGTAAGCGTGTATTTGATGTCATGTTCCAGGACCTTTATTTATACAGCTGGCATACCGATTCCGATTTGGGGCTGCACACCTTTTATGCGAATCATTTGATCCCTGGCGATGTTGTTTACTTCAAAAATCCGGAATTTAATCCCGGGACTCCATGGTATAGAGGAGAGAATGCTGTCGCGTTGACGGGCGGCAAATTTTTTGGCCATGGGTTCGGCATAAGGGACGATGAAAAAATGATTCAAAAATTGAACAAACATCGCAAACAGGGGAGCACGCAATCAGCTTATTTAACGAATTTAGTCACAAGGCCATCTTTTAATCGGTTAGCTGAACTTTCAGCAGCCCAAAATGGCCGTACAGTTCGTCGAGTGCCCTACACTGTCATACACCATAATAAATGCTCGATAGCCTTCATTCAGTATTTGACTTATTACAAGAAAATGATTACCGGATAA
- a CDS encoding YjcZ family sporulation protein, translating to MPSYVSPGYRYCPPARGSNTFVLIVVLFILLIIVGACGFY from the coding sequence ATGCCAAGTTATGTTTCTCCAGGTTATAGATACTGTCCTCCGGCAAGGGGATCCAACACATTCGTGTTGATTGTCGTGTTGTTTATCCTATTGATCATTGTAGGTGCTTGCGGTTTTTATTAA
- a CDS encoding acyl-CoA dehydrogenase family protein has translation MFDAYTIDMIRGHSRKMEKAGELPPDVLDIIYDRGLFKLFLPAELNGRMMPFPMAVKLFEEAAWIDGSFGWLVQIGSGAGFFATTISPAFAPDVFSRRDAYIAGSDRPNGVANKVDAGWRVTGSWPFCSGSLHATTFTANCRVEVDGVEDGAVRAFILRPGQVEIEKDWNAFGLKATNSHTIHVKDAFVPEERTFDVFKPHFHYDNPVYHYPFVPFAEANIAATTIGIARHFFEEAQAHAERKLQIWDQERYSFVIRKIEQLTAPFDQSAAAFHKAIETSWQSHLAGNALSDEEMIDISVHSKEAARHAVEGAQNLFRYMGIDVLFEDNVLNRTYRDLLTASQHKLLISYGD, from the coding sequence ATGTTTGATGCATATACGATTGACATGATTCGCGGACATTCCCGGAAGATGGAAAAGGCCGGTGAACTGCCTCCGGATGTGCTTGATATCATCTATGATCGGGGCCTTTTCAAGTTATTCCTTCCCGCTGAGCTGAACGGCAGGATGATGCCGTTTCCGATGGCGGTTAAGCTGTTTGAAGAAGCCGCCTGGATCGACGGCAGCTTTGGCTGGCTCGTGCAGATCGGTTCAGGGGCCGGTTTTTTCGCGACGACGATTTCTCCTGCTTTTGCACCTGACGTTTTTTCCCGGCGCGATGCATACATAGCCGGCAGTGACCGTCCGAACGGGGTTGCGAACAAAGTGGATGCGGGCTGGCGCGTTACCGGAAGCTGGCCGTTTTGCAGCGGCTCGCTGCATGCGACCACCTTCACAGCGAACTGCCGCGTTGAAGTGGACGGAGTTGAAGACGGAGCGGTGCGGGCGTTCATTTTGCGGCCAGGCCAGGTGGAAATCGAAAAGGACTGGAATGCATTCGGGCTGAAAGCGACGAACAGCCATACGATTCATGTGAAAGATGCCTTCGTTCCGGAAGAGAGAACGTTTGATGTGTTCAAGCCTCACTTCCATTATGACAATCCGGTCTATCACTATCCATTCGTGCCGTTTGCCGAAGCGAATATCGCCGCGACCACAATCGGGATTGCCAGGCATTTTTTCGAAGAGGCCCAGGCCCATGCGGAGCGCAAATTACAAATTTGGGATCAGGAGCGGTACTCGTTTGTCATTCGTAAAATTGAGCAATTGACGGCTCCATTCGATCAATCCGCTGCCGCCTTCCATAAGGCGATTGAAACATCCTGGCAGAGCCATCTCGCCGGAAACGCGCTGTCTGATGAAGAGATGATCGACATCAGCGTGCACAGCAAAGAAGCGGCCCGGCATGCGGTAGAAGGCGCACAGAATCTTTTCCGGTATATGGGCATTGACGTTCTTTTCGAGGATAACGTCCTGAATCGGACATACCGGGACTTGCTTACGGCTTCACAGCATAAACTGCTGATCTCATATGGAGATTGA
- a CDS encoding DUF421 domain-containing protein encodes MFTTITLKLVIGLIALILITRLLGKKEMAQVTPFDFVYALILGGIIEEGIYDTKTKIYHVIYAAALWAVLIYTVEKLPQKFEKIRKPLKGKTAIIIENGEIDIKEMKKAKLEMEQVRTMLRMQGVFSVSDVKYAFLEVSGQLSVMKYADQSPVTAKDLGVDTAPQEPSILLIDEGMVHEKSLKVIGKDKSWLDEQLGEHDIRRAEDVFYAEWTRLGGFYIRTYEDERHAT; translated from the coding sequence TTGTTTACAACCATTACCTTGAAACTGGTCATCGGCCTGATCGCACTCATCCTGATCACCCGCCTTCTTGGAAAGAAGGAAATGGCCCAGGTCACACCATTTGATTTTGTGTATGCACTCATTCTCGGAGGGATTATTGAAGAGGGGATATACGATACAAAGACAAAAATCTATCATGTCATATATGCCGCCGCGTTATGGGCCGTTTTAATTTATACCGTTGAAAAGCTGCCGCAGAAGTTTGAAAAGATCCGTAAGCCGCTGAAAGGAAAAACGGCCATCATTATTGAAAATGGGGAAATAGACATTAAGGAGATGAAGAAGGCGAAGCTTGAAATGGAGCAGGTCCGGACGATGCTTCGCATGCAGGGGGTCTTTTCTGTCAGTGACGTGAAGTATGCGTTTCTCGAAGTGAGCGGGCAGCTGAGTGTGATGAAGTATGCGGATCAGTCACCTGTTACGGCAAAGGATTTAGGGGTTGACACGGCGCCTCAGGAACCTTCCATTTTGCTCATTGATGAAGGCATGGTCCATGAAAAGAGCCTGAAGGTCATAGGCAAAGACAAAAGCTGGCTTGATGAGCAGCTGGGTGAACATGACATCCGAAGGGCTGAGGATGTCTTTTACGCTGAATGGACCAGGCTTGGCGGATTTTACATCAGAACCTATGAAGATGAAAGGCATGCGACTTGA
- a CDS encoding DUF7669 domain-containing protein has translation MLYKLSGSNNLSEGIMEKVSAGNVNYENDFENWLENSPDALLDEYEGNTIFWIGRQTRAAIGDSGKYPDLMGIDSEGNLVIVELKKGSTPREVVAQALEYSTWASALSETKLNEIFLLYQNGKGQGTAIELRDKFHEVFYPDTQEKSSVEFNRKQRIFIIAETVSPIVREVTDHLRDRYGMEIFCMEYTVYKSSQGEYIISTEQIGSSASVKSSTGRWNEPVKVKELVYDTVRKLTIYDEGDETFTPAAVYREIAKEYPDINPTTVRCQLIADCVNHTSRKHYPSGQKDLYYLVSKGNYRKYDPQRDGEWNWKGEPVNIGASEE, from the coding sequence ATGCTTTATAAACTGTCTGGAAGCAACAACTTATCTGAAGGAATTATGGAGAAAGTAAGCGCAGGAAATGTCAATTACGAAAATGACTTTGAAAACTGGCTTGAAAACAGTCCGGATGCACTTCTGGATGAATATGAGGGGAATACAATTTTTTGGATTGGGCGGCAGACGAGAGCGGCAATCGGCGATTCCGGTAAATATCCCGATTTAATGGGGATTGATTCGGAAGGAAATCTTGTTATTGTGGAATTAAAGAAGGGCAGCACCCCTCGTGAAGTGGTCGCGCAGGCACTTGAGTATTCAACGTGGGCTTCCGCATTATCGGAAACAAAACTGAATGAAATCTTCCTTCTTTACCAGAATGGCAAAGGCCAGGGAACTGCGATTGAACTTCGGGACAAGTTTCATGAAGTGTTTTATCCTGACACCCAGGAAAAGAGCAGTGTTGAATTCAATCGGAAACAGCGTATTTTCATAATTGCCGAGACTGTCTCGCCGATTGTCAGAGAAGTGACGGACCATCTCCGGGACCGATATGGAATGGAGATTTTCTGCATGGAATACACCGTTTATAAAAGCTCTCAGGGCGAGTATATCATCAGCACCGAACAGATTGGAAGTTCCGCTTCAGTGAAATCCTCTACAGGCAGATGGAACGAGCCGGTAAAAGTGAAAGAACTGGTTTATGATACGGTAAGGAAACTTACAATCTATGATGAAGGTGACGAAACGTTCACTCCTGCTGCCGTGTATCGGGAAATCGCGAAAGAGTATCCTGATATCAACCCGACGACTGTCCGCTGCCAGTTGATTGCGGACTGTGTGAACCATACTTCAAGAAAGCATTATCCGTCAGGCCAGAAGGATTTATATTATCTTGTATCGAAGGGGAATTACCGGAAATATGATCCTCAGAGGGATGGGGAGTGGAATTGGAAGGGGGAGCCGGTAAACATCGGTGCTAGTGAAGAATAG
- a CDS encoding AAA family ATPase produces MSKLKKKIEAYYNKQEVQKEIENAKTLHQEFLNEFPLEKIEAMSVEDYALGYKKRDSFSWWLEYNTIPLGSIKGGSAAKHIIYFRKKDKKWHYPSQFPNVEKAWEQLRSDIIQLIKSFDQGTYEGIKDDNLLTNATMLKGKISYLYHPDKLMAIYNANHLRKFLKELGADEDDFKGKDSIELNIMFSELISNHEELKGYDRLLISHFLYHEFMREEIYYKIAPGHEAKYWKESLEGGYISIGWDEVGDLREFNDYEEFKSSFLTHDFQSSSQKNIEKANELWRFYQLQSGDKVIANKGKSKILGIGTVTDKGYEYRDDLEHQKHVVYVNWNETYQPALEIPKQEKWGFKTVDTVGKKQVVEWTSKPSTGNPQGSIPYTAEEERFFEMTEQALLRKGQIILYGPPGTGKTYMARKFITWKNQKDELLKKTDHNPFKIWFMVASDKSDDFRWEQIMNGETERWNLRTVARNFRNARKSEKILCYRGGSSSNGIVGIAEVSEELHDDSLGVKGVYHFKQEIPFEEFKSIPEYQSTQAGKMGNRGTMFELNDEFAIWVRETLLEYGDQEGADMLGDYMNQNNVEMSTFHPSYQYEDFMEGFKPVQSSDGTIAFELEKGIFQRFASKARENKDSFYYFIIDELNRGNVPKIFGEMITLLEMDKRGVEVRLPQSKDTFSIPDNLFIIATMNTADRSIKMMDSALKRRFAFIECMPDYDLIDKPVDLLSITPAEILKSINKKLVHLQGRDKQIGHAYFMEKGEQVTSVSEIRDVFKFEIIPLIQEYCFDDYNQLAEIIGEDFVDVMGMEINNELLNGTEDAFIQVLERQFKDSES; encoded by the coding sequence ATGAGCAAGCTGAAGAAAAAAATTGAAGCTTATTATAATAAACAAGAAGTTCAAAAGGAAATTGAAAATGCCAAAACACTTCACCAGGAATTTCTTAATGAATTCCCTCTGGAAAAAATTGAAGCGATGAGTGTAGAAGATTACGCTCTTGGTTACAAAAAGAGAGACTCTTTCAGCTGGTGGCTTGAGTATAACACCATTCCCCTGGGAAGCATCAAAGGAGGGAGTGCAGCAAAACATATCATTTACTTCCGTAAAAAAGATAAAAAATGGCATTATCCTTCTCAGTTTCCGAATGTGGAAAAAGCATGGGAGCAGCTGCGCAGTGATATTATTCAGCTGATTAAATCTTTTGATCAAGGTACATATGAGGGAATAAAAGATGATAACCTTCTTACAAATGCGACTATGCTTAAAGGCAAAATTTCATATCTGTACCACCCTGATAAACTGATGGCTATATATAACGCCAACCATTTAAGGAAATTCTTGAAAGAACTGGGTGCAGATGAAGATGATTTCAAAGGGAAAGATTCGATAGAATTAAACATTATGTTTTCGGAGCTTATTTCAAATCATGAAGAATTAAAGGGCTATGATCGCCTCCTTATCTCCCATTTTCTTTATCATGAATTCATGCGTGAAGAAATATATTATAAGATTGCTCCGGGACACGAGGCCAAGTATTGGAAAGAGTCCCTGGAAGGCGGTTATATATCCATTGGCTGGGATGAAGTGGGGGATTTAAGGGAGTTTAATGATTATGAAGAGTTCAAAAGTTCTTTTTTGACACATGATTTCCAGTCCTCATCTCAAAAAAATATAGAAAAAGCGAACGAACTGTGGAGATTCTATCAATTGCAGTCCGGTGATAAAGTCATCGCCAATAAAGGGAAGTCCAAAATTTTGGGGATTGGCACCGTGACAGATAAAGGCTATGAATACCGCGATGACTTAGAACATCAAAAACATGTTGTGTATGTCAACTGGAATGAAACTTATCAACCTGCCCTCGAAATCCCTAAGCAGGAAAAGTGGGGATTTAAAACAGTTGATACGGTAGGGAAGAAACAGGTGGTTGAATGGACTTCAAAACCAAGTACAGGAAATCCGCAAGGCAGCATTCCCTATACTGCAGAAGAAGAACGTTTTTTTGAAATGACTGAACAGGCCCTGTTGAGAAAGGGCCAGATAATTCTTTATGGGCCTCCCGGTACAGGGAAAACATATATGGCCAGAAAATTCATTACATGGAAAAATCAAAAAGATGAACTATTGAAAAAAACAGATCATAATCCGTTCAAAATTTGGTTTATGGTTGCTTCCGATAAATCAGACGATTTTCGCTGGGAACAGATTATGAATGGAGAAACAGAAAGATGGAATTTAAGAACGGTTGCCAGAAACTTTAGGAATGCCAGAAAAAGCGAAAAAATCTTATGTTACCGGGGGGGAAGTTCCTCTAACGGTATCGTAGGGATTGCCGAAGTATCAGAAGAGTTGCATGATGACTCGTTAGGGGTGAAAGGGGTTTATCATTTCAAGCAAGAAATCCCCTTTGAAGAATTTAAATCGATCCCGGAATATCAATCCACTCAAGCAGGGAAAATGGGAAATCGAGGGACGATGTTTGAATTGAACGATGAGTTTGCAATCTGGGTGAGAGAAACGTTATTGGAATACGGTGATCAGGAAGGTGCCGACATGTTAGGGGATTACATGAACCAGAATAATGTGGAAATGAGCACTTTCCATCCATCCTACCAGTATGAAGATTTCATGGAAGGGTTCAAGCCGGTACAATCCAGTGACGGCACTATAGCATTTGAACTTGAAAAAGGCATCTTCCAGCGTTTTGCGAGTAAGGCGCGGGAAAACAAAGACTCGTTCTACTACTTTATTATTGATGAATTAAATAGGGGGAACGTTCCAAAAATATTTGGTGAAATGATAACTCTTTTGGAGATGGATAAACGCGGGGTGGAGGTCAGGCTGCCTCAAAGCAAGGATACGTTCAGCATACCTGATAATCTCTTCATCATTGCAACAATGAACACGGCTGACAGAAGCATAAAAATGATGGATTCGGCCCTTAAAAGGCGTTTCGCTTTCATTGAGTGCATGCCAGACTATGATCTGATCGATAAACCGGTAGATTTGCTCAGTATAACCCCGGCAGAAATTTTAAAATCCATCAATAAAAAATTGGTTCATCTGCAAGGTAGGGATAAACAGATCGGCCATGCGTATTTTATGGAAAAAGGGGAACAGGTCACCTCTGTTTCTGAAATAAGGGATGTTTTTAAGTTTGAAATCATCCCGCTCATCCAGGAATATTGTTTTGACGATTATAACCAACTGGCGGAAATCATTGGGGAAGACTTTGTGGATGTCATGGGTATGGAAATTAACAATGAACTTCTGAATGGGACGGAAGATGCCTTTATTCAGGTGCTGGAGAGGCAGTTTAAGGACAGCGAATCATGA
- a CDS encoding McrC family protein, translated as MKQQIILREYSDEFHLSDYVLSPDEREYLTKISIIHESRPWERRFYFDELQNGMRIKTQSWVGVIELNDVRIVIQPKFNETFSALTDMILFAEDLPYYQMERTAGDINKTNFLEILIRLFLLETEKILKMGPVKEYVRENENLRNMRGSVVFSENLKNNFNLPNRIYCQYDELVTNIMENQVILSVLAAASRFNVSAKTQQHLNLMRAQFEMLCEEYRGVHWPTFHYNRLNKHYVNAHKIGHYLWRRSSATSFLSNEEFHYSFLIDMNELFEKFAGQFLMKYLPPEYQVIAGKRVTDAITMEGTSYRHVIPDLIVKSKHTGDKKVIDVKYKQYGSKRVETSDVFQLAFYAQYNNQQSDVNYAATILYPQYAKDKQVKDIVIDLNSNSAFAGKLNVKSLNIEEILYYDKQGNRMYLETLAESI; from the coding sequence ATGAAACAGCAAATCATATTAAGGGAGTACTCGGATGAATTCCATCTATCGGACTATGTGCTGTCCCCTGATGAACGCGAGTACTTGACGAAAATATCCATCATTCATGAATCCCGGCCGTGGGAAAGACGATTTTATTTTGATGAACTTCAAAATGGCATGAGAATTAAAACACAGAGTTGGGTTGGCGTAATCGAATTAAATGATGTACGCATTGTTATCCAGCCTAAATTCAATGAGACATTTTCGGCATTGACGGATATGATTTTATTTGCCGAAGACCTTCCTTATTATCAAATGGAACGTACAGCCGGAGACATCAACAAGACCAACTTCCTGGAAATTCTTATAAGGCTGTTCCTCCTGGAAACGGAAAAGATCCTCAAGATGGGACCGGTTAAAGAGTATGTAAGAGAAAATGAAAACCTAAGGAACATGAGAGGCTCAGTCGTTTTCTCGGAGAACTTAAAGAATAATTTCAATTTGCCGAACAGAATCTATTGCCAGTATGATGAGCTGGTGACTAATATAATGGAAAATCAGGTCATTTTATCTGTTTTGGCCGCTGCCTCCCGTTTTAATGTATCAGCCAAAACACAGCAGCACCTCAATTTGATGAGAGCGCAGTTTGAGATGCTTTGCGAAGAATATCGAGGAGTTCACTGGCCGACTTTCCATTATAACCGGTTAAACAAACATTACGTCAATGCCCACAAAATCGGACATTACTTATGGAGGCGATCCTCTGCCACAAGTTTCTTAAGTAACGAGGAATTCCATTATTCCTTTTTGATTGATATGAATGAACTGTTTGAGAAATTCGCAGGTCAATTTCTAATGAAGTATCTGCCCCCAGAATATCAGGTCATTGCCGGAAAAAGAGTCACTGATGCGATTACCATGGAAGGGACAAGCTATCGGCATGTCATTCCGGACCTTATTGTGAAAAGCAAACATACTGGCGATAAAAAAGTGATTGATGTCAAGTACAAACAGTATGGATCAAAGAGAGTTGAGACCAGTGACGTTTTCCAGTTGGCCTTTTATGCGCAGTATAATAATCAACAATCAGATGTGAATTATGCAGCGACAATCTTATATCCCCAATATGCTAAAGATAAGCAAGTAAAAGATATCGTGATTGATTTGAATTCCAATTCAGCTTTTGCCGGGAAACTGAATGTTAAGTCCTTAAATATTGAAGAGATTCTTTATTATGATAAGCAGGGAAATCGAATGTACTTGGAAACACTTGCTGAGTCGATATGA
- a CDS encoding nucleoside triphosphate pyrophosphohydrolase — MPIYNKLVRNRIPNILENKGLEYSTKVLSDSDYITALRRKLTEEVEEYFETSNDQDAVEELADVLELIHALAKTHGSSIEQVEEVRKQKAEKRGGFNDKIFLIQVEDE; from the coding sequence ATGCCGATATACAACAAACTTGTCAGAAATCGAATTCCAAACATACTTGAAAACAAAGGTTTAGAATACTCAACTAAAGTTTTATCAGACAGTGACTACATAACAGCTCTTCGCAGAAAGCTTACAGAAGAAGTGGAAGAGTACTTTGAAACCTCAAATGACCAAGATGCTGTCGAAGAACTTGCCGATGTTCTTGAATTGATTCACGCCCTGGCCAAAACCCATGGATCATCAATTGAACAAGTGGAAGAAGTCCGCAAACAAAAAGCTGAGAAAAGAGGCGGATTTAACGACAAAATATTCTTGATCCAGGTAGAAGATGAGTAA